The Penicillium oxalicum strain HP7-1 chromosome V, whole genome shotgun sequence genomic interval TGCCAAGGGTGACCGTGATGTCTTCTATCACTACGAAAAACGGTTCAAGCGGGCACAGTGGTGGTTTGAGAGCCGTGTCCTGTCACAACTACAACAAGATGAGACTTCTACAATCCCGATGACCGAGCCATCAAGAGTCGGGGCTTCTCGGGTGCCTTCACAAGATGGGGTGCAGGGGTATTATCCTAGCTCCAACGACGACTTTGATTTCCAATGGCCGGGAGTGTCTCCGAGTCCCGTGTTTGAAGATCTTTTTGGAGGTTGGACAGAACAGAATTCGACAACGTACGGAGAGACATCTCTTTGAGAGACAGAACTTGCAGGCCCTGTTCACTGACTGCTTTGTGGCAAAATGACTCTTTTAAATGGCGCATGACTTAGAGAACCTCATTATTTTTCATTTCATACAAGCGACTCCTCTCTTCCAAGGGCGTATTTCTCATTCAGTACTTTTGCACCCGCCCTACGGTCAAAGATACACAAGCCCatgaaaatcaaagacaCAGCTGCTCCAAGCCACCCGATCCAGTTTCCAAAAAAGTATAACGAGACTGCAATATCATCCCCATGAGGTCCAGGTCCTTGGAACCAAGTGAAACATGCTCGTTCCCCGCCATTGGCGAGTACTGCTGGTGGTAAGATGGCAAGTGAGCTTCGTGAATAGTCTGCAGACCGGAGCCAGACGTCCAACGTACGACTGGCGAATGCAGGACCAAGATTGAAAAATGCTATCATAAAGGCCGGCAGAGTTGGCCCCTGATGGCTCAGAGATTTCAAGGCTAGTTCGATGAGGAATGGATGTCCAGGCGTGCTGGCCATGAACTCATTGCCGATGCCGTATGGCCAGTGTAGAGGAAATAGAGCTTGATCCACAGGAGTGTCACCGAGCTGCAGTAGGGGCTCTAGAGGTTGCAGACAGCCAAGCTGTGGGTCAAGATAGACACCGCCGTAGTGCCATAGGAGGAAATAGCGGAGCACATCGATCCGCTGTACAGGGGGAAGATGATTCGTATACGCGGAGAGACACCATGGGAAGTTTGTGGCGATGAACTGATGAGCAGTCTCCTCCGTCCAGATGTACTATTAATAATTCGGACTCTAGACATGACAAGATGCAGCCGCACTGACCCAGGCTTGGGATATCGTCGTGGTATGCCACATACGATGAACCGTCCGAGGGATGTCGTTGATGGAGCGATTGAATGATTGCGGATATTGAGTCGCAGGAGGTGATATCCACTCGTGGCCCGAATGACTCGAATTCGTTTGATGAACCCTCGTAGCTGTAAGCGTGCTCGAAGTCAAGTCGTCTGCAGTGATGAGGTAGGGATGCAAAGTGGTCCTGAACTGAAACAGCGAGACGAGCCATGATAGAATTGTGACGAGCAGGGATATTGCGAAACATGCTTCTATAGAGCCTTGGCGAGCCCAGAATGTGACTCGCTTCATCTTCGGGGACAAATAGACAAAGATTGGACGAAACCGATGATTTGAAGCTCTGGGGAGGAGCCGGCGATAGCAGACCAAGTGtttgattttcatttttccagGTTCGCGGTGGACTCGATTGACGATTCCTTCCGATTGAGATTTTCTTATGAAAAGGAAATGTTCAGTCTGGGCGAGAGTCTTAtggcaagaaagaaaaagattgaaTGGGCCTGGACAGATATAGAGAAGAGAATTCAATTGTAGACATGATAGACATCGTAGCTTCGACCCCTTAATTTGACCATCTCTACGAAAAAGACGGTATCACCATAGTTCATTTGGCGATATCTCCTTTTCTGAGTCTTGAGACATTAGTCGGTGCATAGAATTGATAATTAGTGTCATCCTTCAAGCAAATTGGGGCAGCCCGGTCTCGTCGTAAACCTTTGATCGCATACAGCACGGATATCGAACGGACAGTATGCCAGTTTTCCATGTCCGTGTCCGTGTCAGTGTCCGTGTGCGTACCTGTACTTGACAAAATCCGAGGGCGACAAGAGCCTCCGTGTCCCTGACAGTGCCATGATTAGTACTGCAGTGGATGTTGTAATCAAAGGTTCTTTGGGCTGATAGGCTCACAATTTGACCATCCGGGTCCGTGTCCTTGTGCCTATCCAATGTTCACGTCTGGGCTCCACAGATCTATAACCCCATCAGCATGAATCGATCGAATCCGAGACATAGACTATGCTCGATGATTTTTCCAAGGAAGATGACAGGGATTTGACAGTGCTCAAAAGATATTTGATTCGAACAATTGAATGCTCAGCCTCAAAACTTTGACGCGTCAGAGTCGAACTAAGATTGAACGCTGTCCGTACCGACAGCAGGCTGATGTGCCGAGATGACCAAGGAAGCTGGAGACCAGAAGGTCTGGGCATGTTCAATCGCTTGAAGAACTTTTCATGACATCAAATATTTAAGTAAATGACTCACCCATCTTAAGATACAGTGAATGAAATCTTCGAGAAGAGTCCCATTCAGCGAGCGTGTTTTCATCTCTCTACCTAACCCCCGCCGTCATGAGCAACTTCACAATCCCGTCAAAGTATTGTACCTTGGATACGTGTCCCATTACAAAAGCACATGTCTTTTATGTCCCATCTTTGGCGGGTAATACCCTCTATGTCGCCTTATTTGCGACTCTGTTGATCGCGCAAATCGCACTCGTCGTTCGCTATCAAACGTGGGGGTATTTTGCCGGAGTATTTGGCGGACTCGTCTTGGAAGTGGTTGGCTATCTCGGACGAATTCAGATGCACAACAATCCTTTTCTGTTCACTCCATTGCTCGAGTATGCTTGGACACTGGCTTGTCTCTCCACTAACCTGAGCGCACCAGATGCTGATTATCGCGCCAGATATCTAATCTGTTTGACCATCGCCCCGGCTTTCCTGAGCGCCTCCATCTACATCTGCCTGGGCCGCATCGTGACAATCTACGGCGAAAAAATCTCCCGTCTTCGACCGCGAACCTATACACTTGTCTTTGTTGGCTGTGATCTGGTATCTCTGATCCTGCAAGCGGCAGGCGGGGCAATCACTTCCATCGCGGATTCGGACCAGTATGACTTGGCTCAAAGCGGCATTCACATCATGATTGCCGGTCTATCTTTTCAAGTTGCTTCTCTCGCTCTGTTCATGGGGCTTTGTCTCGATTTTGCATGGCAGGTGTCGAAAGAGCAACATGAATTGAGCCCCGATGTACAAATGCAAGAAGTCAGAGAGAGTGCCCTTTGGAAAGCTTTCCTCGGTGGTCAGTAGAGCCAGTCCACTCCCTTCAGACTTGTATCCCaaaagacgagaagaaaTGTATTGACCGatcattttgttttcttgATTCAGCCCTCGCCATTGCCACAGTGACTATCTTCGTGCGATCTGCTTTTCGGGTGGCTGAGCTCAATGGGGGATTCAACAGTGCACTCGCGAATGATCAGGTGTTGTTCATGATTCTTGAGGGCGCAATGATTGCCATTGCTACCATCTGTATGACCGGTTTGCATCCTGGGATCTGCTTCAAGGGGCTTTGGGATGCAACCGAATGGAACTTTCGTCGAGCCCGCCAGAGCGAGTTGCAGCTCCTTGAAGTGGGCTTGGAACACAAGGCTTGCCCGTAAAAAGTGGTGGTTAGCTTGATTGAGATCGTGTTGGAGAAGGTGAATTTTCCTCGTGAGATGCTAGTTTACCTGGGATGATTTAATtggctgagattgagacTCGTGCCCGATTGGATAACTGTTTCTGTCTTTGATTTTCGAGCTTATGGAAGTGTTGTTGAatttttgattctttttttttgtggctCTGCTTCGAATAGAAAGACCACTGTGACAGTGTATAGCATGGTTACGATCGATGGTGATTTGCATCCTGACACAAAACGGTCAAATTAGAATATTTTTACTAATCCGGTAGTGATGCTGAAACATTTTCTCAATAAGGGGGGATGCTGGTAGTGGTAATACGTAGGTAAGATGCACAGCTTTGAGTTCGATGCTTACCATGTACAGTAGCTCAACTGGAGTCAAGTACTGATCTGTCTAAAGagcagagaaaagagagcGACGGCTATTCATTTACCCCTTACGGGATTTTATTGCAAAGAGGTACATGCAAGTAGAGGGCCATTGAAGAGACGATACTTTCAAAGTATGGAACGTGGTCCCCTCAAGAATGACACCCTACTCAGTATGGGTCGCAGAGACTGTAGGCATTCGATCATGACTTGCGACCTGTCATCTGTTTGAAATTTATTTGACTTGCATCATTTCATTGCTGCATGGTCTTGCCGTATAATGTTTCAAGGAGATCTGCAATGCATGATTAAGTGCAGCAGCCGTGGTGCATGTCAGGGGCTTCTTCAGATCTCGTGGACTATAGAGCATTCGGTGGAAGTCTTCAAGAAGATTATCTGCGAAGAAATGCATAGCAAGGTCTGGGTAGATACTGTTTGACCTCAGGGTCTCAGTGCCTCAGCCCTAGTGCAGCAAGTCCCCCGTTGATCAACTGCTCTTGGATTGGGTACGGTCAGGTCGCGCCAAGTTTTGATAAGCTCCTTTTGATGTATCTGCATGATATCAACTCCAATAGTATTCAGACTATTGACAAGAATCCTCATCTAGCTCGAGACGTTTGCCGATCTTCGGCCTTGCGTCCGCAATGGGTATAGGGTCAAGATTTAATTCAGGGGGTCACGCCTTCGAGGGGTTTCGACTACTaggtgaaaaaaagacatggcACAGAGAGAGACTAAAGTAAGAGTACTTGCACACCTACGAGACGAAAGGAGAACCTATCGACCGTcttttattattttttttttaacttGGAACTTCCCGGGCCGCTCCATGTGTAGCAATCAACAAGTGTTGTAGtattgtacagtacatgtaCCCATGCATATGATATCTTTTACAATTTAACAGCCATCTGCACGTCCAACAGTATTCTGTCCAAACTTCAAAGTATGTCAAGATGGTCAGTCTTACGTCTCTCCATCCGCGTGTTCTCCTGTGTGCGTGTCCACCCTCGATCCTCCGACCGGTCCAGAATCAAAGGAATCCACCGGACGGGACAGGATCCCCTTTTATCGGTCGAGCTTTACCCAGCTGGGCCTCTACCGAGTTGGTTGGGCGCATTTAGTCTCAAGACAATTTCCTCGAAAGTCGGTCTAGTCTCTTGAGAAGTCGGAGTCGTTGCAAGCCGCATTCTGATGTACCTCGAAACTGAAATAGTACGATAATGTTGTCAAACTGTCGCCCGGTGGAAAGGATCCGCTTCTGGGAGTTCCGAGTCTAGACAGTCCGTACATAGTTCGTTCTCCACTCCACCGTGTTTGAGCGGCTCTGATGGATGCAGACCGGGGCAGAGCAGCACTTGGGAATGCTTCATTCTGCCAAATTATCTCGAGGTGTGTCATGGGATTCTAACTTAGTGTGTCGTACCACAGTGAAAAGCTCGCGTCAATTACATCCCTTTTGGTGTGCCGTCTCCTATTCCTGTGCAGGATTCGTTACAGTATGCAATGATCGGCATAGAGCTCAAACAGTGAATTTCTTGATGCAGCCAAGTAGTTACATGGATTGTGGCTCGACCTCCTTTATCCCGTCGATGCATATCTCTGCCATAGCGTCAAGTGAGGTCTCCAGGTGGGCATCTTCCTATGTCTACTGGCACTGGGAGTACCATGCATTGGTAACCTTGCAGCTGCCCGAGGCACAGCACGAAGGACCGTTCCAGCCCTGGCCACCACACTGACCCCAGAGCGGAGAGCAGCTCCCACTACCACCAGAGGTAGGGCCTGACGACGCGCTCGAAGTGGTAGCTGTACCagagcccgagcccgagcccgaaCCTGAACCTGAGCCCGAGTCCGAGCCCGAGCCACTAGCAGCCTCGGAGACGGTGATCGAGGCAGAGCCGCTGCTGCCATAGCCTTCGGTGGAGACGATCTGATAAGCAGCGCTGCTCAGAGGGTTGTGGGTCATGCCCTGAGACTGGTAGTAGTTGTAGTGGTTGGCCGTGGTCACCGTACCGGAGGAACGCTTGTTCTTACGAACAGACCAGTTCTGGAGGTAGTTGTTGCCCCGGTCGACCAGGCAGACTTCGTAGTCACTTCCGTCACTGTGCAGTGTACCCTTGCTTTTGCCGCCAGAACAAGGGTTGTAGCTGCCGTAGTCCTCGAGGATCTATCATGGAGGGGTCAGATGGCGGCCACACAGCATTGCGTCGGTCCACAGACAGAGAGGGGTGAGGGGGAAGCCTACATAGTTCTCGCCTTGGCCGGACCAAGTGTAGACGGCAAGGTAGAAGTTACCCGCGCAGTTCACAGTGCCGGAGAAGTTGATGGTCCTGGGCTCAGCCTTTGACCAGCCCTTACCAGCAGTGAAATCACCGACATTCTGCCAGTTGACAGAGTATGAGCCGGCCGCGCCGTTCGTGTAGGTTGTAGTGCCACTGGAGCCATCGTCCCCTTCACGATCAATTAGGGCCCGAGTCTTTTACACCGGAAGGAGTGGGACCGATGCTGGCATTGCACTTACAGAACTGGTAGAAGAAGCCGTTGTTGGTTCCCTGCCCGTTGGGAGTATTGCGCTTAGCAATCGCATCGGGCGCCGCTGCAGGGCTGGCGAGGACGCCGGCCGTCACCGCCGCAGCAACGAAAGccgtggtgaaagagagcATGATGGCTGAAATCGATGTTTTATTCAAAGGAACGATGTGGTTCGAATGTGTCGAGTAGTCTGAGCTCtgaaccaaaaaaacaaaaacagtCGTATATGCCTGAGACACATCAGAACATCGAGACCAAACCCATCTTATATGCTGATTTTCTTGGCCTTCACTGCTAAGCCCTTGGCTAGTGCTTACACGATCGGGACAAGCAAATAGCCTTAAATTGAGCCCATTAACCCGAATGCCTGCATGTCTGTCTTTGAAACAGCAGTCGAAACAAGAAAACCGCCATCAATCTTACTAAGATCATTGATCCTGTCCCTTCTGTGGCCTCTGAAACAGCCTAAAGAACCCTGAAAGGTGGGGTCCCCCACCGGGCTTCTGCAGGgcttccatctcatctcacCTGTCCATCAAACTCCATACGATCCAGGGAGTGATGGGCCTCCTGCGTGTCCTGAAGAGCCGAAAATACCTCTCCAAGCATCAAACCCTCGGGTCACCCGCCACGGATGTGGAACCCGAAAAGCTTGTACACGGACAATTGCCAAATGCGGACCGAGGATCCGCACAAGATCAGAATGATCCCTGAGTGAATAGTACGTGTTATTCTTTGCGCACCGCAAATTATTGTACACTCCAGTTGTCATGTCCCCGATGCCTGAAGACTCCACATCAGTCCTGAACATGGCACTGATCCGCCCCGGCGGCACACATCGCATGCCCGTGGTGTGTACAACGCGGAGAAAAGGCCGTTCTGGTGGTCCGTCTATTTGACACCGGATATAAACACCCTCCTCCCGAAGAATACCTAGGCAGTAAGAACCCAACGATTTCCAtatgagaaaagaaacaagctTTCTTCCATTCTGATCCTGAATAGCACCCGAGAGCGTTGGATTCTCCAGGTTTGCAAAGGATCGGGAATCAAGTGTCAGGGTTGTTTCATAAAAATGTCCAGTCTCACTACACTCGCATCCCCGCATCAGCTTAAGACTTTTCTTCTCGCACTCAACTGACCAGTCCCCTCCGGCCAAGGCTCGATTGAGTCTTTGCCTTTCAAGTAATCAGAACAGGGAAACagaggaaacaaaaagaaagaaagaaaaggctcAAAGCCCCTGAGCATCCCATATATCACCCGCGATTGCCTCGAGGAGTGAAATCGGGATCACCGGATTTGCCTCAGTTGGATTCGGTGGACGACACATTATCTCCTCAATCGTGATCGTTAAAGGCGACGTACTTGGGACTGTAGTGACAGGTTGACCGGCGCCACCTGGTAGCCGGGTGACTTTGATCGACTGCCGAGTATGTGGCCGGTATTGGCGTCGACCGTTGCGCATGTATATAGGCGGCTGCTCGAGCACCACGGATTCGAATATGACCTCGGCGATAGTGCGATTAATCGAGATGAGAATCACTATGTTGACTTCGCCCTGAGAGTTGGCTAGCCACCAGGTAGCGTCCGCTCGTAATTTTTTTCTCGATTCTGATACTCCAACTTCGAGGACAACCGATGGCCAAGTTCGGCTCCGACCGGGGGGAATAGACTTTGGGAACCATGATCCGTCTGGCTCTTTAGAGGATTGTGTACCTTCAACCCTTCCTGATACTCCATTAACAACAAGTAACACTATTCCAGCCGCCTCAAGAGAAAGGGTCAAAAAAGTCTGAAATTGCCCGACGGCACGCTCGTGAGGTACCCCTGGTACTGTAATAAGTAAATACCGATTTCCTGCGTCGTACAGTTGTCGGCAACCCTTTGAGAGCTTCAGCTCTGCGATCTCTGGTGGTACGTTGGTGAACTTCGCGTACGTAGTCACTAGGCCAGGCCTAGCGCGAAGTTGGTTGAGTATGGCTCGCATTGCTCGGGCTGATGACCCAATCGCTTCTTTCTGACAAACAACATCAAAGTTGTCAAATTCGGGATCAAAGCCGTCAAAGTTAGGGCTTGTCATGGCGGAATCGACCTTTGCGATGGCAACCAGTCGAGAGGTGTCAAGGATTGCAAGCTCCGAGGTGTTGCTTGCGGCCATTTTGAGCTGATCTTGCCCCGTCAGTCCTGGTCAGACCAATGATCTTTCGTCAGTCATTGGTCACGGAGTCATACTTACTTCAGACGTCAAAAATCTTTTCTTGCTCAACAATGAAATTTCTGACAGGCAACAGACGAGATCATGCAGAGTCGAAAAAACATTGAAGCAGAATGGGGACGAAAGCATCGAGAAagatcgaggacgaggacatggAAAGGAAGGAGCGACTTACCCAATTTGAAGGCGGCGCTTCAGGGCACACCTCCAGCACCTCGCGTCTTCTGCCTCAGCTCTTGAGGTATACCTTAACTCTGAAACCTTCACTTGGATTTCTCAACTCTTGTTGATAGAAGAGGCACATGAAAATCCACATTTATTGATATGCTTCAGGAAATAGGTATCCAGGTCGTCGCATTGCGGGTTGAGGAACTCGACTCCCATGATGCTGGGAGTAGATTGAAGTTCTGCGCTTACCTTTGATGCAATTCTATTTGCCTGATCTGGATATTGGCCCTGGGCTTTGTGCCCGTGACGGACTATTCGGATTCCTACTCGTCCTTGTGCCGTCTGGGCTGTCATTGTCACTGAAGGCAGCAGCAGTAGGTCATTGGCAGAGGGTCAGGCATGACGATACTCTGTTGGCCCATCGAGCTCGGGGTTGGTCTCTCTCCCGCGGTCGAGATACCGAGTCCAGATcattttgtctttcttctaGTAGACATCTGAAAAGGTCCGGTCGGATCTAAATCAGACCTTCcactgaagaagaagacacccgtctccttttttctttctttctttctttctgttttcgttttctttttcttttccatctctctttcggtGGCCCTGTCGGAGTCTCGTCTCtgtgttcttcttccatgctCCACttcctttttatcctttcccctttttgctcttttcaCTTGTCCCCCCTCTCCGCTCCGCTCCCTCAGCCTTCAGTCGCTGATCGATGATCCTCACTCTCCCTCACTTTTCCCGTGACAACATTTGATCCTGCACCATTGCCGTCTCAAGCTTGCGGTCCCTACTTCTCAAACAAGCCAGACGGGACCTGTCTTTTTGGCAGCTGGTGTCTGTTCCAGCATCATAGTTCTCACGAATCAGGTTCCCCACCGATCAGTGCCGAGACCGAAACGGAACCTGCGCCCCGTGACTGGAGTGCCCACTTTCAGTTGACGGCCGACGCAGATTTGACGGCCACTTCCTTTCCTCGCCCGTGGATTGCTGGTGAAGCTCCCGCACCACAACGACGACTCTACCACTGAATCTCGGGCTGGGAACGATCACACCCCTCGGTAGTTGAGCGGGAGCACGATCGATAAGGTCAAGCGGCAGACAAGCATCAGACTATCCATGTCCACGCGACGCGCTTCTTCACGTCACTTTGTCCAAGCAACCAACATAGTGGCTCACTAGCCTGCTGGCGAGTTGCACCTCCAACGGTCACCTTGATCCCCACCACAGCGGCGCCCCCCCTGCAGGGTACTCTTCATTTCACAGTTCCCGGTCTTCTTggtccttttccctctccccacTGTGGGCTGTCCAACCCCCCCTTTAGCAGTTAGCACCTGGTGTCATCTACGGCTTCTCAACGAGAAAAGGGAGGGCGAAGTCAATACATCGGTGACTAGCAACCGCTCGTTTGCTCATCCTTTGGCACCCACTGTCCCCTCGGACGGGCCTACAGGCGAGACACTGGTATGGAGTGAGTGGGACGCACTGCTCTCGAAATTTCTCACCTGGATCGGAAGCAGATCTAgcttctctcttttgctgTGTCACCACTGCTTCACTAGATAGGGATCCAGCTGGACTGGCATTTCCCTCCGTCGCTCTTTGCAATCACTAGATAACCTTCTCCGAATCGAGTTGGGATGGCGGGTATAGCCACTGCGTATTCGACCGAGGCGCTGACCCCATCTGGAGGGCTCGATCACGAAAAATGGGAATTTGCGGTGCCGCTTGGAAATGAGGTATGTTCGACATCTCCGAATCCCGCAATGCTGTTCATCTGCAGATCTCGCTCGGGGGAGGGAGACCACAGTCGGTCTCCACCGGTCATGGAGATTCACAGCGAACGAGATACACaaaattttgaaaaaaaaaaaacaatggTGCTGGTTGGAACCCGCCCGCTGACAAGCATTCTTCGGTCCCTTTCCGCAGGAGACTCAACATTCCACGAGACCTCGACATTCTCACGATTCAAACCCCGCCCGGGCGAGATCGACCAAACAACGTAATTCACATGGCTCCCGAAGCTCCTCTGTCTCCCGCACGCTGCAGTCGCATGGCCGACGCGATCACAGTGTACATCGACATGGAAATGACCTGGCCGGTGCCCCTGGAGCGGAAGCGATCGCATATCGTGACGTTGAGATCTCGGATCCCCAGGATGGATATGGAGCACCGGAAGAGATCAGCGAAAATTGGATTCATCGAGACAAATTGGCGAAGATTGAGAGCGAGGAGCTTCAGCAGGCGGCAATTCTCTTCCACCGGCGGATGAGGGCTGGAAGCAAGTCCAGCGCCGGGCCAGGCAAGGGCCACGATGCTCATCATGTGGGCAACGCGTACGGCTCCACGACGCAGCCCACATCGCCCGCGGCAGAGCGCTCGGAGCCCTGGCCGGAGCTTCACGAGGATCGCGGAAGACCCATTGAGATGGACGATGGCCCTAACGACGAGCGGAAAAAGTGGGATCTGCGTCGCCCGGAAGAGATCGCTTCTCATGAGACTACGCCAAGTCTGTACAGCAACCCAGGTCTACGGAAGAGCTCGTCGAGGATTCCCATCTCGACCGCGAGTCCTGTCCCGATCGGTCGCCGGAGCCGTGCGACCACGGGTGAgcttgacgacgacgagTGGGGTCGTGGCCGCCGCGCAAGTGAGCCCATGATGGTTGAGCCGGACACATCGACCCCATCGCCCGGGAGTCGTCCCGTCAGCCGTGGCTTCAGCACGACCCAGAATACCCCGGCCAAGAAGACGCCCGCGAAGGGGACTAGCACAACCAGATCGAACAGCCGCAAGACCTCTGCGCCTGCCGGCAACAGGAAACCGTCTAGCGCGAGGTCACGGACTGTCTCCGGCAACACTTCCCAGCGACCTGTGACTCGTGGAGGAGAAGCCCGGCCTCCCAACACGATCAACCGCCCCGAAGGCGATCCCCCATGGTTGGCAACCATGTACAAGCCCGATCCTCGTTTACCGCCAGACCAGCAAATGCTGCCGACGATCGCCCGGAAGATGCAGCAAGAGCAATGGGAAAAGGAAGGTCGTGCACCCACCACGTATGACCGTCACTTTGCCCCACTTGCTGTTCATGCCGACGAGCAGCCTCGTGTCCCCGCCAAGGTGGAGGAACCGGCGCCTGAAGAGAAGCCAGAAGACAAGGTGGAGGAGCCAGCACGATCGATCAAGAGCCCCGAGCCACCCCGGCCCAACACGAGCACCGGCTATAGCACAATGCCAAAGGTGCAGGACACCCCGCAAGTGGGCCTCACGCCCAATCCCAACTGGAATCCACCCGTGGTGACTGCCCAGCAGCCtctgaagaaagaaaaaggttgcGGGTGTTGCATTGTTATGTAGACATCTGGaacccccaccccccctTCGACTCATATTCTCCTTTCCAGATCCTTTTTCTGGGTCccatcattctcatcatctgaCCGATCTCGACCGCATTTGCTTGCATCTTTCTTTggctcttctttttgatgtTATTTTTCAATCACATCATAGGCCTTGcgcacttttttttgtttctgtcaCCAGGAGTTTGATCAATATTTTTATTTCTGATCCTGTTCAAGTTTTGCATCGGTTCTCCTGGCCATCCGTCCGTCTTTCCTCGGTGTTTCCTATGAAGGTGGAGTTCAGGCGGAGATTTTTTCATTGCTCAACACACCATTCGACCCTCGACCAATTTCACTGACTATGGGCTGTCTCGTCCCTCTTTCCGGAATCAAAGTTCTTCACTTCCGTTTCTCTTTGCACTTGCATTCTTGCTCCATGCGATATCAGCGAGACCTATTGTTCCCTTTTCTGCCGTGATTATGCTTCCGACAAGATGGATTACAAACCTGCGAAGGTCTCACACTGCCAACTCGGGTAGACCGCGTCACCGgtctgcatcatcatcatcatcatcatcatcaattccCTAATAAACAttgctttccttcttcttcaaccttctCTTCGAAATAACACAATTCTTGAATTCCACGggcatcctcttccttgaccCTGTCCCTTTTCTCCGTCCTTGCGTACGGCGCCGACTTTGGGCGTCCAACCGTTCACTGACTTCTCTTGCTATATTCCCACGCCTTCCTGCCCGCGTTTTTGCGACGTTACTCTTTCTGGCTTTGCTTGAAGACCCCACTCAGCCTCTATATCTCTTTTATTTAGTTGCATGTTGATATTCGGAGTCGGAGCACTCGGGACGGAAAAACATACACTTGATACATTCAGTTGATTATTTGTTTGCATCGTGTAAGCCACTGCCATTGTTGGTAGTTCGACGTTACAGATACATCTCTCCTGTCACAAGCGATCATCTTTTACAGCATTTGGATATTTCTGGGGTTCAAAATGGTGAACCATAGGGGACTCGTAAGAGCATCAATCCCCCCATGGAAGTATTCACGAAGGATGGACTTTGGGGTCTCGGTCCATTCCGATTGCCGTCTGGCCCCTCTCGCTCTAGCGGCCGAGGGCCGTGACTGCTGACAAATGAGCCCCATCCAGATCGGAGTTACGTAATCCGTTCTGACATCACAGCCACCTGATCCGCAGTCACGCACCCGCACCCGCAGCCGAGCTCGATCGCGCAATCAGTCTTCGTCTTCTGCCACGTTCGAAAGGACCCTctgtcatcttcaatcccttctctctttctctcccttctctaCCCCAATATAAGCTATATAAAGAAACCAACTTGCTCGGTTTCTTTTC includes:
- a CDS encoding Efflux pump himE, producing MSNFTIPSKYCTLDTCPITKAHVFYVPSLAGNTLYVALFATLLIAQIALVVRYQTWGYFAGVFGGLVLEVVGYLGRIQMHNNPFLFTPLLEYAWTLACLSTNLSAPDADYRARYLICLTIAPAFLSASIYICLGRIVTIYGEKISRLRPRTYTLVFVGCDLVSLILQAAGGAITSIADSDQYDLAQSGIHIMIAGLSFQVASLALFMGLCLDFAWQVSKEQHELSPDVQMQEVRESALWKAFLGALAIATVTIFVRSAFRVAELNGGFNSALANDQVLFMILEGAMIAIATICMTGLHPGICFKGLWDATEWNFRRARQSELQLLEVGLEHKACP
- a CDS encoding Endo-1,4-beta-xylanase B; this translates as MLSFTTAFVAAAVTAGVLASPAAAPDAIAKRNTPNGQGTNNGFFYQFWDDGSSGTTTYTNGAAGSYSVNWQNVGDFTAGKGWSKAEPRTINFSGTVNCAGNFYLAVYTWSGQGENYILEDYGSYNPCSGGKSKGTLHSDGSDYEVCLVDRGNNYLQNWSVRKNKRSSGTVTTANHYNYYQSQGMTHNPLSSAAYQIVSTEGYGSSGSASITVSEAASGSGSDSGSGSGSGSGSGSGTATTSSASSGPTSGGSGSCSPLWGQCGGQGWNGPSCCASGSCKVTNAWYSQCQ